The sequence TTCATCCGTTATTATTTCATTTATTCTGACAGCCTTGCGCACGCCCAGCGTACCTATATGACCGTAAAATTTCTTCTTGTTGTTCACGTGGATATTTGCGGGGGTTCCCGACTTGGCGTCCATCATGACCAGATCTCCCTCCTGAAGATTCATTATCTCTTCAATGGTAAGGGTAGTATGACCTATGGCAGCACGAAGCGGAATCTTTATTTCACCAAGCATCTCAAGGATGTGCTTTTCATTATCGCCGAAACGTCCCTTCTTGGCGCCGATAAGCCAGTCCTGACTGCTGATTTTGCCGAGAACGGGCTCAAGAACTATGGCAGGAATACAGAGGTTCATCATCCCCGTCGCCTCGCCGAACTTTATCTCAAACACCACAAGGATAACAACCTCGTTCTGCGCCACAATCTGTATTATGTGCGGGCTGTTCTCGCTCAGTTCCTTCTTGAAGCGGATGTTCTGGACAATCTGCCGCCAAACTTCCTCCAGATCCTTCAGAATCAGCGTTATGATCCCTTCTATGATATGCTGCTCCAGACTAGTGAGCTCACGGGTCTGAAACAAAGGCTGCCCGGGGCCGCCCAGAAGCTTGTCGACTATGGGGAAAACCAGCGAAGGATTTATCTCAAGAACAGCATTCCCCTCCATCGGTATCATGCTTATAATGTTGAAACTGGTGGGATCGGGAAGAGACATAAGAAACTCGCCGTATGTCATCTGATCCACACTCACCAGAGTTATATCAGTGATAGTTCTGAGAAAGTTTGACAGAGAGGACGAAAAGTTGCGCGCAAACTTATCATGCAGGTTGCGGATAGAACGAAGCTGCTCCTTTGAAACCCTGTCCGGTCTGCGGAAATCATAGACCGAAATCTTCTTGGGCACAAAGTCAAGCTGCTGTATCGAATTATCCGATAGATCATCCTCCGTGGATACGGTGGACAACAGCGCATCAATCTCTTCCTGACTTAAAATATCTGCCATATATTAATCCGTTACCTCGTTTATATCTGTCTGTTGTCCACAGGTGTTCCCATGGAAGGGAACACGCCGTGCGAAGCGAAGCCGCATACATGCGGCGCGAGCGTGTGCGGAAAAAAGACAGGAAGTGCTTTTTTCCAGATTAAGTCAGACAACAGCGCATCAATCTCTTCCTGACTTAAAATATCTGCCATATATTAATCCGTTACCTCGTTTATATCTGTCTGTTGTCCACAGGTGTTCCCATGGAAGGGAACACGCCGTGCGAAGCGAAGCCGCATACATGCGGCGCGAGCGTGTGCGGAAAAAAGACAGGAAGTGCTTTTTTCCGGATTAAGTCAGACAACAGCGCATCAATCTCTTCCTGACTTAAAATATCTGCCATTTGTTACCTTTTTCTTATTTTTATAAATGAGAAACCCTTTTTTAACGAAAAAAAAGCGTTTCTCAAACTCTTCCCAAAAAACTGCTCTTTTAACTATTTTAAAGAATAGTCTATTTTCTGTTTACTTACAGTGGAATATTATCCTGTTAAATATATCGTCAAGGGGAACGATTTCATCAGCTATTCCTGCTTCGACGACTGCACGGGGCATTCCGTAAACTATACTTGAGTCCTCATCCTGCGCTATGACATTGCCGCCTTTGAGTTTGAGAAGCTGGAGTCCTTTTTTCCCGTCAGCGCCCATGCCGGTCATGATAACTCCCAGAGCGTCTTTCCCTGCTGCTTCCGCGACTGATGCCGCAGTCACGTCGACACTGGGAACATGAAGATGTCCGCCCGCGTCAGAGTTAAGCTCCGTTACATAGTTTGCGCCTATTTTCTTTATTCTCAGGTGCTGCCCGCCTTTTGCGATATAAACGGTGTTCGGCTCCAGCTTTTCGTTCCCCTGAGATTCTATGACATTCAGCTTGCTCAGAGAGTTAAGTCTCTGGGCGAGGGATTGTGTGAAGTTGGGGGGCATATGCTGAACCACCACTATCGGCACGCCTATATCCGCAGGGAGCCGGGGTATAACCTTCTGGAGAGACTGGGGTCCCCCTGTGGATGTGCCGATGATTACTATGCGCTTATGCCCGGGCTTGGAGATGGTTCTGCTTGCGGGGGCAACCGGAGCCTGCACTCCGCCGAACGGAGCGGAAGAAGCCGCCGGTCTGGTGAATGACGCCGGGCGGAGCCTGCGCATGAGGTTTGTTCTTCTGGCGAACTGCTTTATCTTGTTGCGCAGATCGTCTTCTATGTTCATAACGCCGAAGCTGGCGAATGATTTTTCTTTGGGAATGAAGTCCACAGCACCGAGATCGAGTGCTTTCATTGTGGCTTCGGCGCCTTCCGTGGTGAGCGAGCTGACCATAATAACGGGCAGCGGGTTTTCACTCATTATTTTTTCAAGGGCGCTCAGTCCGTCCATTCTGGGCATTTCGATGTCCAGAGTCATTACATCGGGCTTAAGATTTCTCGCCATTTCAACGGCGTCAATACCGTTGCGCCCCTGACCGACTATTTCGATCTCCGGATCCTTGGCAAGCATGGACTCAATGGCCTT is a genomic window of Geovibrio thiophilus containing:
- a CDS encoding protein-glutamate methylesterase/protein-glutamine glutaminase, which gives rise to MNKIKVVIVDDSAFMRKAIESMLAKDPEIEIVGQGRNGIDAVEMARNLKPDVMTLDIEMPRMDGLSALEKIMSENPLPVIMVSSLTTEGAEATMKALDLGAVDFIPKEKSFASFGVMNIEDDLRNKIKQFARRTNLMRRLRPASFTRPAASSAPFGGVQAPVAPASRTISKPGHKRIVIIGTSTGGPQSLQKVIPRLPADIGVPIVVVQHMPPNFTQSLAQRLNSLSKLNVIESQGNEKLEPNTVYIAKGGQHLRIKKIGANYVTELNSDAGGHLHVPSVDVTAASVAEAAGKDALGVIMTGMGADGKKGLQLLKLKGGNVIAQDEDSSIVYGMPRAVVEAGIADEIVPLDDIFNRIIFHCK
- the fliM gene encoding flagellar motor switch protein FliM, giving the protein MADILSQEEIDALLSTVSTEDDLSDNSIQQLDFVPKKISVYDFRRPDRVSKEQLRSIRNLHDKFARNFSSSLSNFLRTITDITLVSVDQMTYGEFLMSLPDPTSFNIISMIPMEGNAVLEINPSLVFPIVDKLLGGPGQPLFQTRELTSLEQHIIEGIITLILKDLEEVWRQIVQNIRFKKELSENSPHIIQIVAQNEVVILVVFEIKFGEATGMMNLCIPAIVLEPVLGKISSQDWLIGAKKGRFGDNEKHILEMLGEIKIPLRAAIGHTTLTIEEIMNLQEGDLVMMDAKSGTPANIHVNNKKKFYGHIGTLGVRKAVRINEIITDEGNEERTG